The DNA segment CAAAAGGACAAAATAGTAATCATAACACTTTTGATCAGTTGCAATCTTCCTGCATACGACAGGAATTTTGTTGTCCAATGCTGCACCTTTGTCAACATCTTATCTAGCAGAGGTTGACATTGAGCCATTGATAGTCGTTTTGCACTTAATGGAACTCCAAGGTATTTGAATGGAAGAGACCCTATAGAGAATCCCATTCTATGAAAAATTTACTATTGATCTTCCATTGGCACCCCTCCAAAATATATACAACTCTTTTCTTGGTTTGCAATCAGCCTAGATGAGTTAGAAAACTGATGAAAACAATCATATAGCATATGTGTAGACACTTTATCCCCCTACAAAATAACAACAGATCATCGGCAAAACTCAATTGTACTATGTTTAGCTTCTCATATCTAGGATGAAAATTGAAGTCTGGTTTATTCTTCAAATCCTTCAACAACCTTGTCAGGTATTCCATTGCCAAGACAAAGAGATATGGTGATAAAGCGTCTCCTTGTCTGACTCCTCGCTTAGCATCAAATGGAACTTTTGGTTTGTCATTAATCACAATTGAATAAGACACAGTGGTAAAGCAACTCATAATCCATTTTATGAACTGTCTGGGTATGTTTATTGCTATGAGAACCTGTTCTAAGAACACCCATTCCAGGGAATCATATGCCTTCTGCATGTCTATCTTGATGATAGATCTAGGTGAAATTTCTTTCCTTCCATAACCTTTCACAAGTTTATGCCCTAGTAAAATGTTGTCATTCAACAATCTACCTGGTACAAAAGCTGCCTAACTCTTGTCAACCAAATAATCCATTATTGATTGCAATCTACTTGTTGGCATCTTTGAGATGATCTTATACAGGATAGTACAGCATGAGATAAGTCGATACTACTTGATTGAGGCTGGGTTTTTCACTTTGGGAATAAGAGTGACCGAAGTGCTATTGACTGGTTTATACATTTTACTCTCACTGAAGAAGTTAAGAACTACTGCTGTTACATCCTTCCCAATTATGCTTCATGCTTTCTTGTAAAAACATGCATTGAAACCATCAGCCGATGGAGCTTTCGAGTCATCAATCCCCTGTAAGGCTTTGAACACATCATCACTGGTGAAAGGTGAGATTAGTTGTAGTTGTTGATTCCTTGTTAAAACTGGTCCTTGCTTCATCACATTAGGATCAATTGCAGGTAGTCTGCTAGCTGAATTCCCAAGCAATCTCTTATAAAAACATACTATTTCTTGCTCAATACCTGCTGCAGTTTTTATCAAGCTTCCATCATCAACTATAAGTATCTTGATTTGATTTTGTGAGGCTCTCCCTTTCATACTAGCAAAGAAAAAGGCTGTGTTAGAGTCCCCTAGTTTAAGCCACTGCACCCTTGACTTATGCTTGGATATACTTTCCTCTATCATACTCCATTTCTCAAGTTTCTGTCTAATGGATTTTTCAGCTTCAAACATATCAATAGTTGATGCAGTGCTTCTCATCTGTGCTTGAATGTTCGCCAATTGCTCTCTCATCTGTTTGACCTTAATAGTTGTACCAACAGACTCTTTCCTATTCAAGCCTTTTAGAGCAACTTTCACCTTTTTTAGATTCTGCCATATACATTCCATATTGACTCCTGTATTGCCATCCTTCCTGTACCATTTGGCCAAAATCTGGATGATCTGGCAAACAATTATAGAACTTGAACGGCTTTTTCCTGCTATCCTCTCTTACTTCCATCTCTATACACAAGGGAGAGTGATCTGAAAAATGAGGATCCATCACTTGGACTTCCATAGGAGGCATTACCATAATCCATTGAGCATTTACTATAACCCTGTCTATCCTGCTATGAACATGGCTATTAGTCCATGTATAACATCTTCCTACAGTTGGTAGTTCAGTCATTCTGCAATCTTCCATAAACTCTCTAAAATCTTTGATTTCATTTTCCTGAACTACAGTACCATTGGCTCTGTCATCCATATCCCTAATTGCATTGAAATCTCCCATAAGTAGCCAAGGCATGGTCATCTGTTCCTCCAGCTCATTTAAAGTAGCCCACAAATCATGCCTATGAGCAATTGTGTGCAGACCATATACAACAGTGAAGGCAAATTGAAAAGTAGAATTAGCATTTTGTACTAATCCATGAATGAATTGTGTGTGACTTTGTAAAGCTGTGAACATATTACTATTAGGATCCCACATAAGCCATATTCTTCCTTTTTCATTTGAAGAGACATTTGAACATCATTTCCATCCAGCTACAACCTTATTTATTACATCCTTTATTTTATCATCTTTAATTCTATGTTCAATAATTGCTATCATAGTTATTTTATTCACTTGCAGAAACACCTTCATCTTCTTTTGCTTATATACTTTATTGAACCCCCTTACATTCCATGTAGCTATCTTCATACTGATATGGATTGATGAGGAACCTATTCTGCATTTTCTTTCATACTCCCCTGTCCTTCAATGTATCAGCCCAGCTTGAATGTTCAGCCTGTGGATCCACTCTTAAAGGAGAAAAACCATTGGTAGTGACAAGTGCATATTGCTTAGGACTGGGATAGTTAGGCTGCAAAGCTTTTCCACTAGCTTTCTGCCATGGTGCTTTGTCAGTCTCCTGTGTCTCAATTTGCTGAGTTTGAATTGTCTGTCTGTCTTGCACCTCATCAAGTTGTTTGGTTTGTCCTCTTGCTACCCATTGGACTGTTGGTTTTTGGATCTTTGCTTGTTGCATATTACCTCCATTATTATAAACTTTGCCTTGTTGATTTGGTGCTACAAACTTCTGTTTCTACTGGCCATCCCACTGTCGTTCTCCCTGTGGTTTAGCAAATGCTTGTGAGCCATTACAATCATGCCCAACCATAAGACATTTTTGACAATACTGTGGCACCTAATCATACTCTACTATCTGCTCAAATTCTTTCCCCGATGGATCCTGCACTACAATGCACTTTGGTAATTCCCTGGAAATGTTCATTTCTATTAGAACCCTAGCATATGAGATTCTAGCTATACTAGATGTACATTCATCAGCATATATCGATCATCCCAAAACACTAGCAATTCTACTCAACATAATCTTACCCCAGCAATTCAAAGGTAGATTTGGGAAAGTCACCCACAGTGGAACAATCTTCAAAACCTCATCATAAAATTTAAATCAACAGACCATGATTTGAGGATAATTGGCTTGTTCCCCATAGTATGTGGTCCCGAATACAATACTTCATTTTTATTACATTATGATTGCCTTCTGCCACTTCTCAATGTCTTCTGCCATTTCCTCTTGTTGCAATTGAACCTTCTTAACTCCATTCTGAATCAGTAGAGGAATATAGACTAGATCCATCCCCCTTTCAGCCAATCTATTGCCCGCAAATAGATTCACCCAAGGTTTCTCTATCTTCCCATTAATTGAATCTGTCTTCCCCTGTTTAAGAACTTTCTCATCTTGTTGCTCAGTACCCTGttgctcttcctctacaattggTTTACTCGTGCTAGCAGTAATCTTTGGAGAGGGAATTTAGCCCAAACTCTTATTCTTGCCTTTTTGCTCCTCCACTTGGTTTGCTTTGGGTGTAATGCCTGTATTCCCTTGACTTGATACTCCTTCGACTATCGTATTCTTCTCCTTCTGATTACTCACTGTTGCCGCTAATGGAACAACAGCAGTCAATGGAACATTGCTTTTTCCTGGGCTTTTCATACCAGTCACCACAGTAGTAGACTTAGGTGTGGAATTCATCAAATTAGGACTCAAATTTCCCAAATTGTGCTAACTTCATCTGCATGGTACTCAATCCTtcagaattaggaatttttgttggtATTCCCTTTTTGCAAGCTAGGGTTCCTAATTGTGGAGAATTTCCACAATTTATCCCCAAATTGTCATTCCGGCTACCTGATGCTATGAACTCCGCTAGCTAGACTTTTGTCACAGTACGTTTTGGACTTCCTCTCCCCATTTCCGATCAGCGCGTGCTAGCAGACACGTTTAACGTGCACAGAGAGAGAAGCTAGAGAGAGAAGTAATTTAGTTCGCTTATGTCAATATTTTTTTTCAAGACCTCTACTCTATTATTATTAATGGTAACAGAACCAGTTTCTTTACATCTTCACAAGGTCTAAAACAAGGGTACACCATATCCCCCTCTCTCTTTATTCTTGCAGCTTATGTCCTTTCTAAGGTCTCTGAATAATCTAAATCATAATGACAATTTTTCTCCTTTCTCTGTGCCTTTAAGAGGGCCTATTATTAACCATCTTGCCTATGCTGATGATATTATTATCTTTAGTAGTGGTAATAGTACCTCTATTGAGATGATCATGAATGTGGTTAAGGCCTACGAGATGAGCTCAGGTCAGCTTGTCAATAGAGATAAAGTTTCTTTCTGACTGCCCCTAACACTTGTGCCCTCCATATTAATAGGATGAGAGATTATACAGGCTTTATGGACAAGGAGTTTCCTTTTAATTACCTTGGATGTCCTCTTTATGTAGGAATAAAGAAAATTGCTTACTTTGGCTATTTGGTTCACAAGGTCATTAAAAGACTCAATGGCTGGCATAGTAAGATGCTTTCTTATAGAGGTAGGCTCGTTCTTAAAGTGTCCTCCAATCTCTTCCTATATATACTCTCTCTACTATGAATCCTCCTAAAGCCACCTTTCATATCCTTGAGAAACACTTTGTTAATTTCTTCTGGGGCACTGATGGTGACCATAAAAAGTACCATTGGAGATGATGAAAGAATCTATGTTTTCTTATTGATGAAGGAGATATAGGAATTAGTAAAATGGAAGATATCAGTGAAGTTCTAGCTATCAAAAGATGGTGGAGATCCAGAACAACAACATCTCTGTGGTCTAACTTTCTCAAGCACAAATATTGCATTAGAGTTCACCCTGTTGCTAAGCAATGGTCTTCTGGAAACTCTCACTCATGGAAACATTTGATAAAGGTAAGAAAGATTGCAGAACAACATATGGTTTGGCATATTAATGCAGGTAACTCAATTTTTTGGGGGGACAATTGGACCTGTAAAAGTCCTCCTGCCAACTTGGCCCCTGGTACATATAAAAGCCCTAAGATTCTTGTCAAGGAACTCATCCAGAATGGTGAATAAAACATCATCAAACTTCAAGATATTTTACCAAGTCCTATAGTTTAGCACATAAAGGAAATTGAAATTGGGAACAACTCATTACCAGATAATATTTATTGAGATCGTTCACTAGATAGAAGATACCCCAATAAGACTACTATGCAACTTAACCAAAAAAGTAAACCAAAGGAGCATCTGCTACGTAAGGTATGACATTCTTCTATCTTTTTTAAAATTTCTTTTCTTACTTGGAGATTATGGTATAAAAAACTACCTTTTGATGATGTGATAGTCAACTTTGGAAGACAAATAGTTTCCAGATGTAACTACTGTGCTaatcctaaaaataaaatcattcAACATGTTTTCATGGAAGGAGAAACAGCTAGTTATATCAAGATATTAATAGGATCCCCCTTAGGAATAATACATCATCAAAGGGCAGTTAGATATACCATTAACAAGTGATGGGCAGGTTAAAGAGCGAAATGCAGTTCACAAGTTGATTCTTCAAATTACCCCCACTATTATTTGTTGGGCAATTTGGAAAGAAAGATGTTCTTGCAAATATGGTAGTCAAAATAAGTTCAACTTACTTAGAATGGAGCAACAAGTTCTTTGGATCATTGGAGTTGTAGTCGCCAAAGCCTTCCCTAGTTGCAAAATCGCAATGCCTTGGAACAATTAACTACTGTGATATAGTTCTAAATCTCCAACCTATTCCTAAAGCTATTGTTGTCAATTGGAATAAACCGGAGGGTGGCTACTTTAAATTGAATACTGATGGTAGCTTCATCAAGGAGAATGGAAAAGCCGGGATTGGAGGAATTCTCAGAGATGACAAGGGATACTTAATTATGGCTTTTTCAGTTTCAACTTAGGGTAGTAGCAATAATTTCATAGAAGTGTAGGTTGCTTGGTTTAGTTGCAATTGGTGTGTTCAAAATGGCTACATAGGCTACACGTTGGAGTTGGATTCATTGATTATGGCAAATATGATCAAAGAAAATAGAACCAGCAACTATAAGTTGAACAACATCATGGAGTGTACCTCTCATATGATTCAGGAAGCCAATGTTAATCTCGTTCACTGCTATAGAGAGGCTAATCAAGTGGCGGATAACCTAGCTACGGTAGCAACTACTTCTTCTATAGAATCATATTTCTTTACATTCCAACAACTCCCTAAAGGTGCCAAAGACCCTTTCCATCTAGACAAGAATAAGATGCCTAGTATTAGAACCAAGTTCGATAAGGCAAATCTTTTTGTGAACTAATTATTCACTTTGTAATGGGTTAGGGATGTATATATTTCCCCCTACCCCGTTTTTGAAGGATATCTAGTTATCCTTACGTTGTATTTTCAAGGGCAAGGACATACCCTTTTTTGTAATCCTTTGTTCTTATGAAATACACAATCTTGCCGggaaatttaattaaaaaaaaacaattccTCCACTTTGAACAAATAATTTAAGGATATAATTTATTCTAATTTTTAATACTTACTAAAAAGATAAAATTGAACCTTAAACCTAGCTTTAAAGTATGCCAGTATAACTAGGATCCTACATGGTTTAGCTTATTGAAAGTAGATAATAAGTATTAAGTATTAAAAACACTTTTAATTGCTGACACAACCTTTTTATAAATAAACAATTACGAGCAAATTTTCTGTTATAATGACTGAAACGCTGCTAAAGCTTCTTACACCAAGAATGGGTTGACTATTGTAAAATTTCTAAttcaaaaattatccaaatataTATTAATTTATGTCTCATAATGTTATTAATATTAAATATAAATTCTTTTATGACACACACATTACATACAATAATTATTAATTGGCTATAagcttaaaaataatttttttttttgcgtAGATAGCATGCAGAATATTCATATAGAAAATAAAAGCATTCAATTTTTTGATAAGTTGCTAACTAAAAAATGTATTCAACTCTAATAAACTTAAAATCTCACATAAAAATAATTGCAACACTCTATTATTTTAGTATTTCTAATTTATCGTTAAACATATTCTATCAAGATCGAGATGACTTGTGGTAGACTAAAAAATGATATGGCAAATAGGCGAGCTGGATCGAATTTGAGCAGATAAAAATGAGTCAAACCCCTAGAGAAGTCATTACCCATTTGCTCCTAAGGTTTGCTTGGGTACAAGAACGAGTCATAATTCAACTTATCCAATGGCATAACTtctctctttttgatttttcctTTACAAAAAATAAAGTGAATGCTAATGTAATTTCTTAAACGGAAAAGAGCCTAAACTCCACCAGACCTATTAAGTTTGGTGTAGAAAAGTCCTTTGGTCGTGTATTCAGCGAAAAATGCCGTCGACGTTTTCTTTCACTAAAAAATTCCCTAAAAACTAATACACCATTTAAAACCGAACATGAAAAAATCAAAACTGCCACTAAGCTATTAAATTTTGTTAAACATACCATTCATTAACCACATATCAAATTATATGACCCGTCTATATCTAAAGATCCAACATGCTCATAAGATTCTGATAGAATCTAGATTTGCATGAACAACTTGAACCATTGAATCTAGAAGATATAGAGAGCacagaggaagaagcagaaaatgATTTTTTTCTCATAATGTACTATTACAGTGCATAACAGTATTTAACAACCTAACCACCACTCACGTGTCTCTCACGTGTGTGTATTGTCTAAAATACCCCTCTCATTATAACTAACTCTACTCCTCAATACTCCCTCTCAAGCTGGAGGGTTGAAGATGTCTAATACACCAAGCTTAGATACTAAGAAATTATGTTGTGCAACAGTCAATCCCTTTGTTAGAAGGTCTGGTGACTGCAATGAAGAAGAAATATAACATGGTTGTATAAGCCATGTCTTGATCTTTTCTCTCACAAAATGACAGTCTATCTCGCTATGCTTTGTTCTCTCGTGAAGTATTGGATTTCCAGCTATTTGTATTGCTGCCTTATTATCGTAGAACAAAGAAATAGGTTTAGACACAGTTATCCCCAAGTCTTCCAGTATTCCTATTAGCCATGTAATTTCTACCGTTACAGCAGCCATGCTTCTGTACTCAGCTTCTGCTGAGCTCCTACTCACTGTAGGTTGCTTCTTTGACTACGATATCAAAGAATTGTCTAACTTCACAACATAACCTGCCACAGATCTTGTTGTATTGAGGCATGATGCCCAATCTGGATCACAATATACACTGAGATGACCAATGGCTCCTGCCTCTATTAATAACCCCAGACCTGGTGCTCCTTTTATATATCTTACCACTCTCAATGCTGCCTCCATGTTTTACTGTTTGGGCTTTTGCATAAACTAACTCAAAGTTTGGACTGCAAAACTTATATCAAGTATGGTGATAGTTAGATATAACAATCTTCCTATCAATCTTTGATATGCTGAATTGTCCCTTAACTCTGAATCACCTGTCTTCCCAACACATGTATCGTACTCTACTGTTGTCAATTTTCGTTCAACTCTATAAGAGTTGCAACTAGTTTTGTACCACTTAAGCCTTCCTCTGAAATCAATTCTACGGCATGCTTTCTTTGATTGAGTAAGATCCTCTTTTTGGATCTTGAGACCTCAATTCCAAGAAAATACCTTAA comes from the Nicotiana sylvestris chromosome 4, ASM39365v2, whole genome shotgun sequence genome and includes:
- the LOC138889648 gene encoding uncharacterized protein yields the protein MWDPNSNMFTALQSHTQFIHGLVQNANSTFQFAFTVVYGLHTIAHRHDLWATLNELEEQMTMPWLLMGDFNAIRDMDDRANGTVVQENEIKDFREFMEDCRMTELPTVGRCYTWTNSHVHSRIDRVIVNAQWIMVMPPMEVQVMDPHFSDHSPLCIEMEVREDSRKKPFKFYNCLPDHPDFGQMNLKKVKVALKGLNRKESVGTTIKVKQMREQLANIQAQMRSTASTIDMFEAEKSIRQKLEKWSMIEESISKHKSRVQWLKLGDSNTAFFFASMKGRASQNQIKILIVDDGSLIKTAAGIEQEIVCFYKRLLGNSASRLPAIDPNVMKQGPVLTRNQQLQLISPFTSDDVFKALQGIDDSKAPSADGFNACFYKKA